CACCATGTCCACCCCGCGCCTCGCTCTGGCGGTCACCACCTTGCTGCTCACCATGAGCCTCTCGGGCACCAGCACGACGGCCCACGCCGACGACCCCAACGACCCCCCCGGCACCGAACCCTCCGCCTCCGCCCCCGTGGAGGTGGACCCCAACGACCCGGATCTGAAGATCCCGGACGGGGCCACGCTCGCTCAGGCCAAGGTTCTGGACATCAAGTCGGTCGTGGAGGACCAGAGCGGTGACGAGCGCCGTGAGGACACCAACACCGACGTGACGTTCGCGCTGCAGGCGGAGGTGCTGTTCGGCAAGGACAGCGCGAAGCTCGGCGCCGAGGCCAAGTCCCGTATCGCGGGGATCGCGGAGGAGGTCAGGAACCAGAACGCCACCAGGGTCCGCGTCTTCGGCTTCACCGACAACCTCGGCTCCTCCGCCCACGGCGACGTGCTGTCCAAGAAGCGTGCGAACGCCGTGCACGACGTCCTGACCCAGTCCCTGAACGACGCCGACATCACCTACGAGGTCCGCGGCTACGGCGAGCAGTACCCCATCGCCGACAACTCGACGGAGGCCGGCCGCAAGAAGAACCGCCGGGTCGAGGTCTCCTTCCCCCGCACGGAGGCCTGACGGACCGACACCGCCACGCGGCGCCCCGCCCCCGCCTACTCCGCCACGACCTCCACCCGCGCCCCCACCCGCACGCCCCACCCGGCCATCGCCCCGGCCCCCGCCTCCAGTACGTGCCGGGAACGCAGGCGGGGCGCTCCCAGCCGGCCCGGCCGCATGGTGCGCACGGCGATGACGGTGAGCCGCCGGTCGAGGTAGGCGACGTCGATGGGCATCCGCATGCGGAAGGTGTGGACGTTGTTGGCGGGCGACAGCAGGAGCGCCCCCTCGACGGAGTCGCGCCCCAACAAGCCCTTCGTGCGGGCGCGGTAGGACCCGGCGATCTCCAGCGGAACGCGGACGCGCGCGTCATCGCCCTCCCCGTGCACGACCAGGACACCCGTCCCGTCCCGCCAGCGCCGCCCCATGCCGAAGCCCCTCCCGCCCGTCCGGTGTGCGTTATGCAACCGTAATGGCCCGAGAAGGCACACGTACGGCGGATGCGGAGCCCTGTGGCGCCCCGGGTTCGCGTTCTCCACCCTGGTGCCCCTCCACCCTGGTGGATAGCGTTGCCCCGCTCGACACAAGCCCCGCCCCACCCAGGAGCCACCGTGAATCGCCGCCGCCCCACCCTCCTCGCAGCGCTCACGCTGACCACAGCAGCGGCCCTGACACTGTCCGCGTGCGGCAGCGACGACGGCCCGTCCGGCGACAACGACAAGATCGCGGGCGCGGACACGGGCAGTTCCGCGCCGGCCGCGTCGCCGACCGCATCCGCCGCGTCGCAGCCCGACCGGCCGAAGATCGAGTTGCCCTCCGATCTCTCTCACACCTTCGAGTGGCCCAAGACGGGCGACCAACAGAAGGACGCCGTGATGGCGGACACCGAGGAGTCCATCAAGGCCGTCGACCTGGCGATCGTCAAGCAGGATGCGCTGGACAAGGCCTACCTCTACTACTACGAGGGCGAGGCCGCCGCGGGCACCCAGTCGTTCATCCAGAACTACGTCGATCAAA
This region of Streptomyces ambofaciens ATCC 23877 genomic DNA includes:
- a CDS encoding OmpA family protein; amino-acid sequence: MSTPRLALAVTTLLLTMSLSGTSTTAHADDPNDPPGTEPSASAPVEVDPNDPDLKIPDGATLAQAKVLDIKSVVEDQSGDERREDTNTDVTFALQAEVLFGKDSAKLGAEAKSRIAGIAEEVRNQNATRVRVFGFTDNLGSSAHGDVLSKKRANAVHDVLTQSLNDADITYEVRGYGEQYPIADNSTEAGRKKNRRVEVSFPRTEA
- a CDS encoding DUF192 domain-containing protein; translated protein: MGRRWRDGTGVLVVHGEGDDARVRVPLEIAGSYRARTKGLLGRDSVEGALLLSPANNVHTFRMRMPIDVAYLDRRLTVIAVRTMRPGRLGAPRLRSRHVLEAGAGAMAGWGVRVGARVEVVAE